The Patescibacteria group bacterium genomic sequence ATACTAAGTTGAAGAAGAAACTCTCGACAATAGGGTTTCCGACCGTATATAGGATACTTGCCGAGTTTAAGAATGCCGGTATTCTGGTAGAGTCTTTATCAGAGGATCGCCAGCTGCGGTATGCGCTTTGCACCCTGCCTAATGAACACCACCATCATTTCACCTGCCGTAAATGCAGAAAAGTTGAGGAAGTGGAATTCTGCAATTTTAAAGGGATTTCACGATTTATTGAGAATAAGCTTAACGCAAAAGTTGAGGCACACCAGCTTCAAATAGAAGGATTGTGCTCAAAGTGCAAATGAGGAAGAAAGCGTCTGTTTTATTGTTGTTTGTTTTTGCTATTTTCCTTGGAATAGCAATATTACATCCGCTTTCGCACGCCATACATCATGATGGTGATGATGGGCATGATTGCCCTATCTGCCTTTGGCTGCATTATGCCGCAGCGGTTGTGTTATTTGCGGCGGCTGTATTTCGTGTTATATTCCGCATTGTAAACTTAATCGTCGCCTTACCCCGCAACCCATTAATCAAGTTTTCACTTCCCGCCAATATCTCCCGAGCGCCTCCAGAGCTCCTTCTTTCTGCCGTCTAATCTATTTAAACTCTTATTATTCATTATAATCCCGGAGGAAGAGCAAGATGTTCTCTAAAAGAATATTATTATTTATGGTTGCGCTATCATTAGCTGTCCATATGAGTTATCTGGTTCCTGCGTATGCCCAGACAACCGTTTTTGATCTTGGACAGGTAGTGGTTTCGGATGATGAAGAAGATAATGCCGCTTTGAACATAGAAGAGAAGAGGAAGATCAGCCAAAAGACGCTCAAGTCCCATAAGGTCGTTGACCTCGCAGAGATCCTATCGGATGAGATGATCGAGGCCTCAATGGTCCGCAAGAGCGGATACGGGAACGAGGTGGGTTTAAGAGGGTTTACAAAAAGCAATTTGCGTTTTGCGCAGGACGATACGCTTATCGAAGGCTCCTGCGGAAGCCGCAAGGATCCGCCTCTTTCCCACATCAACTTATTGACTATACAGAAAATTGAAGTCAAAGAAGGTCCTTACGATGTAAGCGTCCCCGGAGCTCTTGGCGGCAGCATTAACGTCATTACGAAGGATCCCCGGGAAGGTTTTCACGGAGAGGTCCTTTCCAAGTTCGGCTCATTCGGGTATTTGAGCCAAGGCGGGTTCGTTTCAGGGGGAAGCAAAAAAATAGACGGCCTTTTAGGATATAATTATTCCGAGTCCGGGCAATACAAGGACGGCGCGGGTAACAAGCTGAGCAGTTTTAATCCGAATTATAACGACGAGGGGAAAGATCTCGACGCATTTAAGAAGCATGATATTTGGGGCAAAGCGCTAATAAAGCCATCAGACAGCCAAAAGCTTTCTTTTTCGTCTTCCTATGGCGAAGCGCACGATATCCTGACTCCCCGCGTCGCTATGGATACGGAGAAAGAAAAGACATATCTTAATAAGGTCGAATATACTATAGACAATTTAAGCCCCATATCTGAACAACTCGGGATCTCAGCTTATTACAACCGCATCGAACATTACCCGTACGGGAAATACAGGACCGGCCCCGGCGTGATCAACAAGAGAAGGATCGAGGCGGTTTCTTATATTGCGGGGACTCAAATTGAAAATAAAGCCGCCTCAGGTATAGGGCTGTTAACGTATGGAGCCGATTTTTATTATCGTAATTGGTATGGCGATATTATAGACAGAGATACGGGAAAGATAGTAAACGGTGAGCTCTTTCCGGATGTTGACGAACTTGATTTTGGCGCTTATTTAAAAACCGAGCGGGATATCGGGAAGTTATCGGTAACAGCCGGATTACGAGCGGATGCATTTTACACCAAGGCTCAGGAGGACTTGAAGTTCAGTAAAGCGATGACCGACAAGAACGCGCAGACCGATGTTTTTCCCAGCGCGAACGTATTCTTGAAGTATTTCCTGAAGGACGACACGAATTTGTTCGGCGGCGTAGGCTTGACTAACCGTACGCCTACTACCGTGGAACGCTACGTCCAGGAAGGGACAGCCTATTACGGCAACCCCGATCTTAAGCCGTCGCGCAATATTGAAACCGACCTCGGGTTTGAAACGAAATTTATGGAACGCCTGAAGTTCAGGGCAAAGGGATTCTACAGCTATTTAAGCGATTTTATTTACCAGGAGCAAAAATCAAACGGCGTCAGGACATACACGAATATCGACGCATACTTAGTAGGCGGAGATGCCACCGCTGCTTTTGATCTGGCGTATGGTTTTGCCCTTGAAGGCGGAGTGGCATACCAGCGGGGTAAGAAGCTCGCCCAACCTGAAAATAACAACGACAAAAACCTTGCCGAAATCTGCCCGCTGAAGGCAAAGCTGGCCTTGAATTATGACAAGCACGGTTTCTTCGCGGTATATGAGTGGGTGCACTCGGAGCGAAGCAAAGATGTCGACCGCGACGCCGGAGAAACGCCCCTTAAGGGCTGGGACGTGCTTAATTTCAGGGCGGGATATCAGTTTGCGGAGAAGAAGGGGGAGCTGTCTTTGCTTAACGGGCTCGGTTTAAACTTCGGTATCGACAATATGTTCGATAAGAGATACGCGGTTGCCAATTCCTACGAGTACGATCCGACAGACCCGGGTGGGTCGAATGTGAAGATAGTCGATGAACCTGGGAGGTTTATTTACGGAAGCCTTTCATACAATTTCTAATAAAACGGAGGAGTAAAAGATGCATAGTTTATTTATCAAGGGCGGGTTTCTCATGTGGCCGATTGCCTTATGTTCGATCGTATCTTTGACCATTATTCTGGAGAGGTTATACTATTTCAGCAAAACGCGGCCTAAAAGCGGTAATTTGTCCGAGCGGGTGCATCTTTTACTAAAAAGCAATAAAGCCGAGGAAGCAGCTGCCGTAGCGGATAATGATAATAGTTTTTTAGGGCGATTCTTATGTGTGGGGATAAAGGTTATGAGCCAACCGGTTGAAGAAAAGCAAAAGATTTTTCGCCGGGCCGGCTCAAGAGAGCTCCAACAGGCGGATAGGCGCCTGCGCGTCCTTTCCGTGATCGGGAATATTTCTACCCTTCTCGGGCTTACGGGGACAGTCACGGGCATGATACAGACGTTCATGAAGATCGAGAGGATCGGGGGGATCGCCGAAGTCGCAGTGCTGGCCGGAGGCATTTGGGAGGCGCTTTTGACCACTGCCGCCGGCTTGTTCGTAGCCATTCCCACGCTTATTTTTTATCATTATTTTGAAGGGATAGTTGATAATAGGGCGATTGAGATGAAGAATATCGCCTCAGATGTGTTTAATATTCATTAAATAAGGGGATCTATGATGACGGAATTAGATTTTGAAAGGCGGAAAAAACCGGAGTCGGATTTAAATATGACTCCTCTTATCGATATGGTATTTTTGCTCCTTATTTTCTTTATTCTTTCCTCGCATTTTGTCTCTAGCCGCGGGTTCAATATCAAATTACCGGAATCAAAACACGCGCCAAGCCAGAAACAGGATAAGAACATTATTTTTATCAAAAAAGATGGAGAGATATATTTGAATAATGAGAAGGTCCAGTTAGATAATTTAACGGAGAACCTGAAGGCATCAATAAGCAGATCAGGTTCGCGTGCGGTGGTCATAAAGGCCGATGAAAAGGTGGATTTAGGTTTGGCTGTCAAGATTATGGATGCGGCCAAGCAAGCCGAAGCCCAGAATTTGATTATAGCCACACAGACTGACGATGGGAAGAATTAATCCTTTATATGCGAGTTTTATTTTATCTTGCGCGCTCCATTCTTGGCTGATAAGTTCCGATGCGGTCAGGATCAAGAATGCGGAGGTCAAAAAGCCTATCGAAGTGGAGTTAAGAACTGAGAAACCGGAATATCTTCCGGAGAAATACCGGGTGGCCCAGGAAAAAAAGATCGAAGAGCCTGTCAAGGAAGAACAACCGATGCAAGATATTATAAAAAGCAAAGATGTAATTAAAGAATCTATTTTACGTTATCAAGACAGCGTTAAACAAAAAATTCAGCGGGAAAAAAGGTATCCTCGCTGGGCGCTGCGGCTTGGGCGCGAAGGCGCGACGAGGATTTCTTTCAAACTCCTGTCTTCCGGGGAGATCAAAGATGTCCGGCTTCTGGGTTCATCGGGAATAGATGAACTCGATACAGAGGCTATGGATGCAGTTAAGAGGGCGAGCCCATTTTTGCCGTTCCCGGATAATTTTAGGAAAAGCGAATTACAATTTGAACTTGATATAGTTTTTAGAATTGTAACAGAAAAGTAAAAGATTGCAAGTCGGGCTTAGTTATTTCGCAGAGATGCTTCTAAATAATAAAGCTTGACAAGAATAATGTTATACTGTATATTTAGAAATGGAAATCATTATCACTAAGGAGGAGTATGTCAAGAGGCAATTTTCACGAGCAGGGATGGTGGCATGGGAAATTCAGGGGATGCGGATACAGGCTTACTGCGGGCAGGGAGGCCATCCTTGATATCCTATCTAAATCAGAAGGCCACTTGAGCGCCGAAGATATATATATGAAGATTCATCCCAAGTATCCTAACGTTGGGCTTACCACGATTTATAGGACATTAGACGTGTTGTCTGATCTCGGTATGGTATATAAGCTTGATTTCGGGGATGGAAGGGCGCGCTATGAATTAGCAGAGGGGCCGAAGGGCGCCCATCACCACCACCATTTGGTCTGTACAAATTGTAACAAGGTAATTGACTATACTGATTTTATCAATGAGGAAGTAGAGCTTCTCAAGCAAACGGAGAACGGCCTCTCCAAGAAATACAACTTTAAGATCACCAATCACCTCATACAGTTTTACGGTTTATGTGAGCGATGTAATGGTAAAAGATAAGAGTTATATTTTTTTCTCTTATAATGAAAATGATTTCCATTAACAGAAAGGAAGGTGGTAGCTATGCCAGGTTTTGACGGAACAGGACCAAGGGGAGAAGGGCCTATGACGGGTGGAGGTAGGGGTTATTGCGTGGTTCCCGCATCCGGAACCGCTTGGCCTGCAGGGAGGTTTTTAGGCCGCGGCGGAAGAGGCCGTCGCAACCAATATTACACAACCGGCCTTACGGGTTGGCAGAGGGACACGGTGGGATCTTCGGAGTTCGGCCAGCTTAAAGCGGAACTGGAAGATATCCAAAAACGCTTGGCTTTGCTGGAAAAGAAGTAAACGATAAAAAGCACGGGTGGGAGGGGCCGTGTTGTTTGGCCCTTCCCATCTCATAAGGAGGAACAATGCGGGTTGCGATCTCGACAGAAGCGAATAATGTAAGCGCGCACTTCGGTAGATGCCCCTTTTTCACAATCGTCGATATCAAAGACGGAAAAGTGACAGGAAAGGAGGTTGTCCCTAATCCCGGACATCAACCAGGTTTTATACCGAAATTTCTGCATGAAATGGGGGTAAATTGTATTGTAGCCGGAGGCATGGGGATGCGCGCCGACCAATTTTTCAGGGAATTCAACATAGAGCCGATAGTGGGTGTAAGCGGACCTGTGGAGGACGTAATAAAATCTCTGGCCGGAGGCACGCTCAAAGGGGGCGAAAGCCTCTGCAAGCCGGGAGTCGGGAAGGGCTATGGATTAGATAAAACAGAATGCGACCATCCGCACAAAGAGGATTGCGAGCATTAATCGGAGGTTTTAGATCATGAAAATATGCATTACTTCAGAAGGCGGAAATTTGGATTCTAAGGTAGATCCGAGATTCGGCAGGTGCCAGTATTTCATCATTGCTGACACCGATACATTGAAATTCGAAGCTATATCAAATCCGAATAATGAAGCCATGGGAGGCGCAGGTATCCAATCCGCGCAGCTGGTTGCTTCTAAGCAAGTTAAAGCTGTGCTTACCGGAAACGTCGGACCCAATGCGCATCAGGTATTATCAGCCGCGGGGATCAGCATATTTACCGGAGTTTCCGGAACGGTAAGGGAGGCGATAGACGGTTATAAAAACGGGAAATATAAACCCGCGGATGCTCCAAGCGTGGGTTCAAAATTCGGTATGCCGGGGAAGAACAGCTAATAAA encodes the following:
- a CDS encoding NifB/NifX family molybdenum-iron cluster-binding protein is translated as MRVAISTEANNVSAHFGRCPFFTIVDIKDGKVTGKEVVPNPGHQPGFIPKFLHEMGVNCIVAGGMGMRADQFFREFNIEPIVGVSGPVEDVIKSLAGGTLKGGESLCKPGVGKGYGLDKTECDHPHKEDCEH
- a CDS encoding MotA/TolQ/ExbB proton channel family protein, which gives rise to MWPIALCSIVSLTIILERLYYFSKTRPKSGNLSERVHLLLKSNKAEEAAAVADNDNSFLGRFLCVGIKVMSQPVEEKQKIFRRAGSRELQQADRRLRVLSVIGNISTLLGLTGTVTGMIQTFMKIERIGGIAEVAVLAGGIWEALLTTAAGLFVAIPTLIFYHYFEGIVDNRAIEMKNIASDVFNIH
- a CDS encoding Fur family transcriptional regulator is translated as MSRGNFHEQGWWHGKFRGCGYRLTAGREAILDILSKSEGHLSAEDIYMKIHPKYPNVGLTTIYRTLDVLSDLGMVYKLDFGDGRARYELAEGPKGAHHHHHLVCTNCNKVIDYTDFINEEVELLKQTENGLSKKYNFKITNHLIQFYGLCERCNGKR
- a CDS encoding DUF5320 domain-containing protein, encoding MPGFDGTGPRGEGPMTGGGRGYCVVPASGTAWPAGRFLGRGGRGRRNQYYTTGLTGWQRDTVGSSEFGQLKAELEDIQKRLALLEKK
- a CDS encoding TonB-dependent receptor, with product MSYLVPAYAQTTVFDLGQVVVSDDEEDNAALNIEEKRKISQKTLKSHKVVDLAEILSDEMIEASMVRKSGYGNEVGLRGFTKSNLRFAQDDTLIEGSCGSRKDPPLSHINLLTIQKIEVKEGPYDVSVPGALGGSINVITKDPREGFHGEVLSKFGSFGYLSQGGFVSGGSKKIDGLLGYNYSESGQYKDGAGNKLSSFNPNYNDEGKDLDAFKKHDIWGKALIKPSDSQKLSFSSSYGEAHDILTPRVAMDTEKEKTYLNKVEYTIDNLSPISEQLGISAYYNRIEHYPYGKYRTGPGVINKRRIEAVSYIAGTQIENKAASGIGLLTYGADFYYRNWYGDIIDRDTGKIVNGELFPDVDELDFGAYLKTERDIGKLSVTAGLRADAFYTKAQEDLKFSKAMTDKNAQTDVFPSANVFLKYFLKDDTNLFGGVGLTNRTPTTVERYVQEGTAYYGNPDLKPSRNIETDLGFETKFMERLKFRAKGFYSYLSDFIYQEQKSNGVRTYTNIDAYLVGGDATAAFDLAYGFALEGGVAYQRGKKLAQPENNNDKNLAEICPLKAKLALNYDKHGFFAVYEWVHSERSKDVDRDAGETPLKGWDVLNFRAGYQFAEKKGELSLLNGLGLNFGIDNMFDKRYAVANSYEYDPTDPGGSNVKIVDEPGRFIYGSLSYNF
- a CDS encoding biopolymer transporter ExbD: MTELDFERRKKPESDLNMTPLIDMVFLLLIFFILSSHFVSSRGFNIKLPESKHAPSQKQDKNIIFIKKDGEIYLNNEKVQLDNLTENLKASISRSGSRAVVIKADEKVDLGLAVKIMDAAKQAEAQNLIIATQTDDGKN
- a CDS encoding energy transducer TonB gives rise to the protein MGRINPLYASFILSCALHSWLISSDAVRIKNAEVKKPIEVELRTEKPEYLPEKYRVAQEKKIEEPVKEEQPMQDIIKSKDVIKESILRYQDSVKQKIQREKRYPRWALRLGREGATRISFKLLSSGEIKDVRLLGSSGIDELDTEAMDAVKRASPFLPFPDNFRKSELQFELDIVFRIVTEK
- a CDS encoding NifB/NifX family molybdenum-iron cluster-binding protein, which produces MKICITSEGGNLDSKVDPRFGRCQYFIIADTDTLKFEAISNPNNEAMGGAGIQSAQLVASKQVKAVLTGNVGPNAHQVLSAAGISIFTGVSGTVREAIDGYKNGKYKPADAPSVGSKFGMPGKNS